A section of the Girardinichthys multiradiatus isolate DD_20200921_A chromosome 5, DD_fGirMul_XY1, whole genome shotgun sequence genome encodes:
- the yju2b gene encoding probable splicing factor YJU2B → MGERKGTNKYYPPDFDPAKHGSLNGYHKTHALRERARKLSQGILIIRFEMPYNIWCDGCKNHIGMGVRYNAEKKKVGNYYTTPIYRFRMKCHLCINYIEMQTDPATCDYVIVSGARRKEERWDMAENEQILTTERTEKEKLETDAMYKLDHGGKDKEKLTKALPSLSEIQDYQAGWKDDFQLNSALRRKFRDEKKVLAEQEEKDNAVRMRANLSIPLLPEKEEDKKLAGLLTYQTPDTYEDKQHTKRKEIASRSWFNLSSTPAGGAAGSLLHKLSLQGKEAAVAKALGSSQSPIIRRRSSGSGVKNEQCGTATHGKSKRNACELVIKTEEAQCVESTHGEEEVAVKNDRSSNELLGKIVKETDQRLTDTVDCGKEKERNKCSVGVTSLVADYSDSDSDS, encoded by the exons ATG GGTGAAAGAAAAGGAACAAACAAATACTACCCTCCGGATTTTGATCCAGCCAAG CATGGCTCCCTCAATGGCTATCATAAAACTCATGCCCTGCGGGAAAGGGCAAGGAAACTGTCGCAGGGTATCCTCATTATCAG GTTTGAAATGCCCTATAACATCTGGTGTGACGGCTGCAAGAATCACATTGGCATGG GGGTTCGTTACAATGCTGAGAAGAAGAAAGTGGGGAACTACTACACCACGCCAATCTATAG GTTCAGGATGAAGTGTCACCTGTGTATAAACTACATTGAGATGCAGACAGATCCTGCAACATGCGACTATGTGATAGTCAGTGGAGCACGCAGGAAAGAGGAGCGCTGGGACATGGCCGAAAACGAGCAGATCCTGACCACAG AACGGACAGAGAAGGAAAAGCTAGAGACAGATGCCATGTACAAGCTGGACCATGGTGGAAAAGACAAAGAGAAGCTCACAAAGGCTCTCCCTTCTCTGTCTGAAATCCAGGACTACCAGGCAGGGTGGAAGGATGACTTTCAGCTTAACAGCGCCCTCCGCAGGAAGTTCAGA GACGAGAAGAAAGTTCTGGCCGAGCAGGAGGAGAAAGATAATGCTGTAAGGATGAGGGCAAACTTATCCATACCGCTCCTGCCAGAGAAAGAGGAGGACAAAAAGCTGGCTGGACTACTAACTTACCAGACACCTGACA CTTATGAGGACAAACAGCACACCAAGAGGAAAGAGATCGCCTCTCGTTCGTGGTTTAATTTGTCCTCCACGCCAGCAGGGGGCGCTGCGGGTAGTCTACTCCATAAGCTAAGCTTGCAGGGGAAAGAAGCAGCTGTGGCCAAAGCCCTGGGTTCCTCACAGAGCCCAATAATTCGCAGACGCTCGAGCGGATCTGGAGTTAAAAATGAACAGTGCGGCACAGCAACCCATGGAAAGTCTAAGCGCAACGCTTGTGAACTAGTAATAAAGACAGAGGAGGCCCAATGTGTAGAATCAACACATGGAGAAGAGGAAGTAGCAGTGAAAAATGACCGTAGTTCTAATGAGCTGTTAGGAAAAATTGTAAAGGAAACAGATCAAAGACTGACTGATACAGTGGACTGTGGgaaggagaaagaaagaaacaaatgttCTGTAGGAGTCACATCTTTGGTTGCCGACTACAGCGACTCAGATTCTGACTCTTGA
- the LOC124868320 gene encoding transcription factor IIIA-like — MESVYLKMATKTEPYKRFFCSFPDCSAVYNRQWKLDAHLCKHTGVWPHACHHEGCGKSFCTPYHLARHELSHSGVKPFRCSVEGCAEAFTTSTNLRRHVSRIHGREQKKYACKFHGCGLEFKKNKQLRAHMCEQHRQLPPYQCTHEGCQMRFSVPSKLKRHEKVHRGYPCVEEDCPFTGKTWTDLLKHRKEQHRAVLRCEHCSKEFKDSWFLHQHQRVHSDTRIVYKCPREGCGRSYTTIFNLQSHISSFHENLQSFVCTYDGCGRAFAMKRSLQRHSVVHDPEGRKLKKSRPKRSIASRLSGYSETKRVVYKKHREPELKRETSKEKTEQPSPVVLVPLMQDTSLMCGPAVETHGLTNVMANPLSV, encoded by the coding sequence ATGGAATCTGTTTATTTGAAAATGGCAACCAAAACGGAGCCGTACAAACGCTTCTTCTGCTCTTTTCCCGACTGCTCGGCTGTTTATAACAGGCAGTGGAAACTGGACGCCCATTTATGTAAACACACGGGGGTTTGGCCCCACGCGTGTCACCACGAGGGCTGCGGTAAGTCCTTCTGCACGCCTTACCACCTGGCCCGCCATGAGCTCAGCCACAGCGGCGTGAAGCCCTTCCGCTGCTCCGTGGAGGGCTGCGCGGAGGCTTTCACCACCAGCACGAACCTAAGAAGGCACGTCAGCCGCATCCACGGCCGAGAGCAGAAGAAATACGCCTGCAAGTTCCATGGCTGCGGGCTGGAGTTCAAGAAAAACAAGCAGCTGAGGGCCCATATGTGTGAGCAGCATAGGCAGCTGCCCCCTTACCAGTGCACCCATGAGGGTTGCCAGATGCGATTTTCCGTCCCCAGTAAATTGAAGCGACACGAGAAGGTACACAGAGGTTACCCCTGCGTGGAGGAGGACTGCCCCTTCACAGGGAAGACCTGGACGGATTTACTGAAGCACAGGAAGGAGCAGCACAGGGCGGTTCTGAGGTGTGAGCACTGCAGCAAGGAATTCAAGGACTCCTGGTTCCTCCACCAGCACCAGCGCGTTCACTCTGACACCAGGATCGTCTACAAGTGCCCCAGGGAAGGCTGTGGCAGGTCCTACACCACCATCTTCAACCTGCAGAGCCACATCAGCTCTTTCCACGAAAACCTGCAATCCTTTGTCTGCACTTATGACGGCTGTGGTAGGGCTTTTGCCATGAAACGCAGCCTCCAGCGACACAGCGTGGTCCATGATCCGGAGGgaaggaagctgaagaagagcaGACCAAAAAGATCTATCGCTTCTAGATTGAGTGGCTACAGTGAAACAAAGAGAGTGGTATACAAAAAGCACAGAGAACCTGAGCTAAAGCGTGAGACTTCtaaagagaaaacagagcaaCCTAGTCCTGTTGTGTTGGTGCCCCTCATGCAGGACACGTCTTTAATGTGTGGCCCTGCTGTAGAGACACATGGACTCACAAATGTCATGGCTAATCCTTTATCAGTGTAG